GAAAAAGCCAAGGAAGTTGTCCAGTTGCTTCGCGCAAGCCTGGGCTATGATGTGATGTATTCCGAGTCTGGAAGCATTGGCAGGAGGTATGCGCGGGCCGATGAAATCGGGACTCCTTACTGCCTGACAGTTGATTATCAGACCCTTGAAGACGGCACAGTCACAGTCCGCTATAGAAACGACGGGGCGCAGGAGCGGCTGAAAATTCTTGACCTTGCCGAAATAATCAGGCAAAATGTGAAAAGCGGCAAAGTAAAAATAAGTTAGGCAAAATAGGAATAGCGTAAGTAAACCGAGGGAAAGGCGAGGACAACGCAAACCTGGGGAAAATAAGGCTAGGCTAAAAAGCCGTAAGATAAAAGCAGGTTGCAAATCCAGAAGCTACTTTTCCCTGAATCTCTTTTTGTCAATCCGAATCTGGCTGCGAGTTGCAAACCTTCCGTAAGGCGTGTCCTTGAATTTTGCGCCATCGATGCTTGGCACCTTGTGGAAGATGATAATGCCTGGGAAAAATTCAAGTATGCGCGCCACCTGCTTTGCCCTCCAGGTCTTCTTGAGCCTGTTTCGGCCTATGCGAACCTGCAAGTCAATTTTTCCCGAGCGCACAGAATTAACAACGTGCAATTCGGAAGATGGATGCCAGGAGATGCCGTGGAATTCCTCGGCAGTTGCGCAAGAATAGTAAAACTTGCTTGTGCTAAGGTATATGCCCATTGCCTGGCGCATTGCAACGGGGGGCTTTTCCACAAGCCACCCCCGCCGTTCATCGTTGCTTGGGACATAATAGATGCCCTTGAAGGGGGTTGGAAATAAATAAAGATTCTTTGCCATGTCCAAGATTTCCCTCTTTGGAATTCCTTGGGAAAACAACTGCATGAAACTTATTGACTGCCCGGGAATGATTTTCATTTATTAATCACCTTGTTGAAAGCTTGAAGCACTTTTTCATCAGGAACCATGTCCAGAAGTTCTGCTTCATCTTCCGGGATGCCGTGCTCCTTTACCATTTGTTCGGCACGCGATAAGCCATTGCCAGTATTTAGAAGGATGGCAACCACGTCAAAAAGGTCGCGCGCTTTTTTGCGCCGAGAATAGGTGCCTGATTTCATGCTGAGCAAATCATCTAAAGATGCAACTAGGATTTCCCTACCGCCAAAAATGCGCTTTTCCGTTTTTTCGATATTTTCATCTGGAGTGAAAACCTCAACTTTGACACTCGCATTTTCTGATTGCACAACAAACTGGTTTGTGAATGCCCCTCTTTGAGCGCGGTAACCCTTCTTAGAAAGACATCCCTTCAGCTCTTCCTTGAGTTTCGCATCATCCCCGGAAACAGGCACAAAGTCAAGATCCACGCTCACCCGATGCTGCAAGTAGAAAAGCGCAAGCGCCGTGCCTCCGACCAGGATAAGCTTGCAATTGGCACAATCCGCAACATCTGAGAGTATTGCGGTAGCAAGCT
This Candidatus Parvarchaeota archaeon DNA region includes the following protein-coding sequences:
- a CDS encoding nucleotidyl transferase AbiEii/AbiGii toxin family protein codes for the protein MVENVFQRKYKLATAILSDVADCANCKLILVGGTALALFYLQHRVSVDLDFVPVSGDDAKLKEELKGCLSKKGYRAQRGAFTNQFVVQSENASVKVEVFTPDENIEKTEKRIFGGREILVASLDDLLSMKSGTYSRRKKARDLFDVVAILLNTGNGLSRAEQMVKEHGIPEDEAELLDMVPDEKVLQAFNKVINK